Genomic window (Candidatus Omnitrophota bacterium):
TTAAAAAACGATGTTGTTAATTTTGCTGGGAAAACAAATCTTTCACAACTCATGGGAGTTATGCAAAGGGCAGATGTAGTCATTTCAGCAGACTCAGGGCCGTTGCATGTGGCGAGCAGTGTTGGGGCAAAGACAATTGGATTGTTTGGGCCAACGAGTCCTCAAGTGACGGGTCAGCGTGGGAAATCGATCAATAAAATTATTTTTAATAACGTAGGGTGTAATAAAAATCCATGCTATCACTTAACGTGCCAAGAT
Coding sequences:
- a CDS encoding glycosyltransferase family 9 protein, which codes for LKNDVVNFAGKTNLSQLMGVMQRADVVISADSGPLHVASSVGAKTIGLFGPTSPQVTGQRGKSINKIIFNNVGCNKNPCYHLTCQDNICMKSITVRDVIEKIREIQN